The Tolypothrix sp. NIES-4075 genomic interval TGGTTTGGGTTTAGCGCAGCAACTACAAAGTTTGCAGATTCCGCAAGTAATTGTCATGCGAGAACCAGTCCCGGATGTGGTAGCGCAAAAATTTTTAAAGTATTTTCTTACGGAATTTTCCAGCGGACAATCTTTATATGCAGCGGTGCGTTATGCAAGGGAAAGACTGCAAGGATTAGAAAAAGAATACCCCTGCGCTACTTGGCTACCGGTAATTTGTCAAAACCCTGCCGTAGCACCGATGATTTGGTCACAATCGGCAAAAACAATTATTTCTACCCAAAAACAATATAAAGCTACCAAAAGTGACAAAATTCGACTTCAACATAGCTTGTCAACGCTGTTGATTGCCAGTGTACTTGTGGGAACTTTAGTAATAGGAGTACGCTATTTGGGGATGCTGCAACCTTGGGAATTACAATCTTATGACCATTTAATGCAGTTGCGATCGCCTGATGAAAAGCCAGATTCACGCTTATTAATTGTCACAATTGATGAAGCAGATATTCAATATCAAATACAGCGAAAAATGAATCTGCGTTGGTCGCTATCAGACCAAGCATTCAATCAACTTTTGCAAAAACTAGACTCATATCAACCAAAAGCTATTGGTCTAGATATATACCATGATTTTGCTTTTGACCGCAAATATCCTGATTTGGCAAATCGCTTGCAACACGACGATCGCCTGTTTGCAGTCTGTAAAGTTGCCGCTCCCGTTGATAAAGCACAGGATGGCATTCCCCCACCACCTCAAGTCCCAATACAACGCCAGAGTTTTAGTGATTTTGTCGCCGATGAAAGTGATATTGCTCGTCGTCAACTTTTACACTTAACCCCGCCGACGAAATCGACCTGCGTGACAGAATATTCTTTTAATTTTCAGTTAGCACAACATTATTTGAATGCACAAGGTATTAGATGGAAAATCAATTCAAATAAGAATTTACAGATTGGCGATGTAAAATTTAAGCAATTAAAACCTCATACTAGCGGTTATCAAAAATTCGATGCATCCGGTTATCAAATATTGCTGAATTATCGTTCCCTGCTTTCTCCACAAAAAATTGCTCGGCAAGTAGCTTTAAAAGATATTTTAACCGACCAAATTAAGCCTGAGTTAATCGAATCACTCAAGAATCGCATTGTTTTAATTGGTGTTATAGCCTCAAGCAGTTCTGATTATTGGAAAACCCCCTACAGCAGCAACGCAGCAGACAATGATAAGCAAATTCCGGGGGTATTTGTGCAAGCACATATGATTAGCCAAATTCTCAGCGCAGTACTTGACAAAAGACCTTTATTGTGGTGGTTGTCTGGCTGGCAAGAAGCGCTTTGGGTGTGGGGATGGTCATTACTGGGAGGAATCATCGCTTGGAGGATTCAGCAACCATTTTATTTAGGATTAGCGATCGCCATATCGTTAATCGCAATTTTTAGCATTTGCTTTAGTATATTTACACTCGCAGGGTGGATACCACTCATCCCATCAGCATTAGCATTAATTGCTAGTGCAGTTGTCCTGAAAATATTACCGCGTCCCCGTATAAACAAAAAACATTTAAATTAGTAAAGATGAATAAAAATAAATTAAATGTAAGACCTCTCTCCAAACCTCTCTCCTACAAGAAGAGAGGCTTTAACTTCCCCTTCCCTATAAGGGAAGGAGGCTGGGGAGCCAGCGCTGTGGGCGGCTCTGCCGACTTGAAGCGTCTGGCGTGGGTTAGGTCTGTTTTGTCTTACTTCAAACTTACTTTAATTACTTTACTACTTAGTTTGGCGACATCACAAGTTGAAGCGCAATCATTAAATAACATAGTTTCTATCAAACAAAATAAACCCACCGATCAGCAATTTCCCGATGATGGCGATCCTACAGGTCGTCGTCGAGGAGGAACAAGCCGGCGTGGTGATTGTCCTAACTTAAAAACGCCGTTGACAGCTTTAGTTCCTGGTGAAGAAACTAACAAGAAATCCTTCTTAGGAACAACAATCAGCGAGTATCCTAGCTTTTGGGTTTATCTTCCACAGTTAGGCAGCGATATCCGTTCTGGAGAGTTTGTCTTGCAGGATCAAGAAGATAATGACATTTGGCGTACACGAATTACCTTACCAGGAAAATCGGGAGCAATTAGTGTCAAACTGCCGCAAAATCCCCAATACGCTCTGAAGCCAAACTTGAAATATCATTGGTATTTCAACATTTATTGTAATCCGACTCAAAAGAGTTCTGTGTATTTTGTTGATGCGTGGGTACGACGAGTGAAACTAACCCCAAAACTGCAACAGCAGTTAAATAATGCAAAATCACAGAAGTACAAAGTTTATATCGCTAATAATATTTGGTATGATGCAATAACTAATTTAGGAGAATTACGCCGCAATAATTCAGGCAATCGCGCCTTTGTTGAAGATTGGACTAAATTGTTAAAATCAGTCAATTTATCAGAACTTGCACCAGCACCAATTGTGCAAATTTACACGCCGAATAAATAGAATGGGCAATGTTTTCAAACGCTCAAGCTACGCCACATTTTTTAGGGTGTCGGCGGGGGAGGCTTATAGCTAAAGTCTTCGTGCATAAGACTGAGTAAGGGTTGTAGTCCACGCTTATATTTTGTTAAACTTTTGGGTTAAACTATTGCTAAAGCAATCTAAAGTTTTTTATGACTCAATCACCAGTAAAAACTCTCTATGTAACAGACTTTGCATTATGGATTGAGCAGACTGTCAATAGTTTAAAATCCCAAGACTATAGCAATATAGACTGGGAAAACTTAATTGAGGAGATAGAAGGATTGGGGAGGAGAGATAGACGGGAATTAGAAAGTCGTTTGACAACTTTATTTGAACACGCCTTAAAACGGAATTATGTAAATTTACCAGAATGTTATGGCGGTTGGGAAGCAACAATTAGCCGCACACAACAGGAATTAAGTCGTATTCTTCGAGATTCCCCTAGTTTACATAATTATTTATTAACTATATGTGATGAATGTTATCAAAATTCACACAAAAACATGAGCAAGGAATATGAAACAAAATTTCCTGATGATTGTCCTTTTCCTAACGATATAGAAACATTATTGAATGAAAGTTTTTGGTGTTGTTAAAAACTTGTAGTCATTAATCATTAGTAATTAGTCATTAGTTCAAAGAAAAGGTAGTTCTTTAGGCTATACCACAGAATGTAAAAACACAGGCTGAATTACA includes:
- a CDS encoding CHASE2 domain-containing protein, yielding MSRLVVLSLGQGNLEDGFPAVTVQLGEQNNFYGMKFTASLPAAPEIAVLYRNWRSLYSFFYQRIGLRVHLEAEVDDDFEIEEAYVTNVSEVDLHDLCEQLGKSINAWLNSTQFHKIDQQLRTQLEPSAEIRFIIETNDNQLRHLPWHLWNFFTDYPRAEVALSAAEYQQPNIITANSSEEIKILAIFGDSRGIEISQDRTFLEELSHQAEIEFLVEPSLNDLNDRLWKQSWDILFFAGHSYTKEKGWLQLNQTDSLTLDQLKYALTKAIARGLKLAIFNSCDGLGLAQQLQSLQIPQVIVMREPVPDVVAQKFLKYFLTEFSSGQSLYAAVRYARERLQGLEKEYPCATWLPVICQNPAVAPMIWSQSAKTIISTQKQYKATKSDKIRLQHSLSTLLIASVLVGTLVIGVRYLGMLQPWELQSYDHLMQLRSPDEKPDSRLLIVTIDEADIQYQIQRKMNLRWSLSDQAFNQLLQKLDSYQPKAIGLDIYHDFAFDRKYPDLANRLQHDDRLFAVCKVAAPVDKAQDGIPPPPQVPIQRQSFSDFVADESDIARRQLLHLTPPTKSTCVTEYSFNFQLAQHYLNAQGIRWKINSNKNLQIGDVKFKQLKPHTSGYQKFDASGYQILLNYRSLLSPQKIARQVALKDILTDQIKPELIESLKNRIVLIGVIASSSSDYWKTPYSSNAADNDKQIPGVFVQAHMISQILSAVLDKRPLLWWLSGWQEALWVWGWSLLGGIIAWRIQQPFYLGLAIAISLIAIFSICFSIFTLAGWIPLIPSALALIASAVVLKILPRPRINKKHLN
- a CDS encoding DUF928 domain-containing protein; this encodes MGGSADLKRLAWVRSVLSYFKLTLITLLLSLATSQVEAQSLNNIVSIKQNKPTDQQFPDDGDPTGRRRGGTSRRGDCPNLKTPLTALVPGEETNKKSFLGTTISEYPSFWVYLPQLGSDIRSGEFVLQDQEDNDIWRTRITLPGKSGAISVKLPQNPQYALKPNLKYHWYFNIYCNPTQKSSVYFVDAWVRRVKLTPKLQQQLNNAKSQKYKVYIANNIWYDAITNLGELRRNNSGNRAFVEDWTKLLKSVNLSELAPAPIVQIYTPNK
- a CDS encoding DUF29 domain-containing protein; this encodes MTQSPVKTLYVTDFALWIEQTVNSLKSQDYSNIDWENLIEEIEGLGRRDRRELESRLTTLFEHALKRNYVNLPECYGGWEATISRTQQELSRILRDSPSLHNYLLTICDECYQNSHKNMSKEYETKFPDDCPFPNDIETLLNESFWCC